From a region of the Pseudomonadaceae bacterium SI-3 genome:
- a CDS encoding LysR family transcriptional regulator — MGLDDALIFTRVVECHSFTQAASSLAMQKSTVSRRIVQLEERLGVRLINRTTRRLRLTEVGQAYYERCRQIMVDFAEAEQAVMQLQQAPAGLLRISAPIEFGQWILGRVLGDFMRLYPEINAEVELASRHIDPVEEGVDIVISVGQPQDSSLIGRKLFETRRRLCASPEYLAQHGVPTRAEDLASHRAITLSRDPVRYWPILEQNVSCRRVLTCNNITFAREAALAGAGIAALPTMITDQEVREGHLVELLPDVDLPIGEVYAVYPSRRFQAMKVKAFLDFLMQSLPVAEGRLVEPVDARLLTSRLYTR, encoded by the coding sequence ATGGGTCTGGATGACGCGCTGATCTTCACTCGTGTGGTCGAGTGCCACAGTTTTACCCAGGCGGCCTCGAGCCTGGCCATGCAGAAGTCAACGGTAAGCCGTCGTATCGTCCAGCTCGAAGAGCGGTTAGGCGTGCGGTTGATCAACCGCACCACGCGCCGCTTGCGGCTGACCGAAGTGGGGCAGGCCTACTACGAGCGCTGTCGGCAGATCATGGTCGATTTCGCCGAAGCCGAGCAGGCCGTCATGCAATTGCAGCAGGCGCCGGCCGGGCTGCTGCGAATCTCCGCGCCAATCGAATTCGGTCAGTGGATCCTGGGTCGAGTGCTGGGCGATTTCATGCGCTTGTATCCGGAGATCAATGCCGAAGTCGAGCTGGCATCGAGGCATATCGACCCGGTAGAAGAGGGTGTCGACATCGTCATCTCGGTGGGACAACCCCAGGACTCCAGTTTGATCGGGCGCAAGCTCTTCGAGACCCGGCGGCGACTCTGCGCCAGTCCGGAATATCTGGCCCAGCATGGCGTGCCCACGCGGGCGGAGGATCTCGCCAGCCACCGCGCGATCACTCTGTCGCGCGACCCGGTGCGCTACTGGCCGATCCTCGAACAGAACGTCAGTTGCCGCCGGGTGCTGACCTGCAACAACATCACCTTTGCCCGCGAGGCTGCACTGGCCGGAGCAGGCATCGCGGCGCTACCGACCATGATCACCGACCAGGAGGTGCGTGAAGGTCATCTGGTCGAGCTTCTCCCAGATGTCGATCTGCCGATCGGCGAGGTGTATGCGGTGTATCCCTCGCGACGTTTTCAGGCGATGAAGGTCAAGGCGTTTCTTGATTTTTTGATGCAGTCGTTGCCAGTTGCGGAAGGCCGTCTGGTGGAGCCGGTGGATGCGCGCCTGTTAACATCGCGCCTTTACACGCGCTGA
- a CDS encoding glutamate--tRNA ligase: protein MTTVRTRIAPSPTGDPHVGTAYIALFNLCFARQHGGQFILRIEDTDQLRSTRESEQQIYDALRWLGIEWDEGPDVGGPHGPYRQSERGEIYKKYSDELVTKGHAFPCFCSAERLDQVRAEQMANKETPRYDGHCMHIPAETAQQRIAAGESHVIRMKVPSEGICQVNDMLRGTVEIGWDRMDMQVLMKADGLPTYFLANVVDDHLMGITHVLRGEEWLPSAPKLIKLYEYFGWEQPQLCYMPLLRNPDKSKLSKRKNPTSVTFYERMGFMPEAMLNYLGRMGWSMPDEREKFTLAEMIEHFDINRVSLGGPIFDVEKLSWLNGQWLRELPVEQFAAEVQRWAFNPEYMMKIAPHVQQRVETFSQIAPLAGFFFSGALNLDPALFEHKKLDATQVRQVLQLTLWKLEALRQWDKERITECIQMVGTRLELKLRDVMPLIFASITGQASSVSVLDAMEIIGPDLTRFRLRQALELLGGASKKEVKEWEKLFAAMA from the coding sequence ATGACCACCGTTCGCACCCGTATCGCACCATCCCCTACCGGCGATCCGCATGTCGGCACCGCGTATATCGCGCTGTTCAATCTCTGCTTCGCACGCCAGCACGGCGGCCAGTTCATCCTGCGCATTGAGGACACCGACCAGTTGCGCTCCACGCGCGAGTCGGAACAGCAGATCTATGACGCGCTGCGTTGGTTGGGCATCGAGTGGGACGAAGGCCCGGATGTGGGCGGTCCACACGGCCCGTATCGGCAGAGCGAGCGCGGCGAGATCTACAAGAAGTATTCGGACGAGCTGGTCACCAAGGGACATGCGTTCCCGTGTTTCTGCAGCGCTGAGCGCCTGGATCAGGTGCGTGCCGAGCAGATGGCCAACAAGGAAACGCCGCGCTACGACGGGCATTGCATGCACATCCCGGCCGAAACCGCGCAGCAGCGCATTGCGGCGGGGGAGTCGCACGTGATCCGCATGAAGGTGCCAAGCGAGGGCATATGCCAGGTCAACGACATGCTCCGCGGCACGGTCGAAATCGGCTGGGATCGCATGGACATGCAGGTGCTGATGAAGGCTGATGGCCTGCCGACCTACTTCCTGGCCAACGTCGTCGACGACCATCTGATGGGCATCACCCACGTGCTGCGCGGCGAGGAATGGCTGCCGTCGGCGCCAAAGCTGATCAAACTCTACGAATATTTCGGGTGGGAACAGCCGCAGCTCTGCTACATGCCACTGCTGCGCAACCCGGACAAGAGCAAGCTTTCCAAGCGCAAGAATCCCACGTCGGTGACCTTCTACGAGCGCATGGGTTTTATGCCCGAGGCGATGCTCAACTACCTGGGCCGCATGGGCTGGTCGATGCCGGACGAGCGCGAAAAATTCACGCTGGCGGAAATGATCGAACACTTCGACATCAATCGCGTCTCGCTGGGTGGACCGATCTTCGATGTCGAAAAGCTGTCCTGGCTCAACGGCCAGTGGCTGCGCGAGCTACCAGTCGAGCAGTTCGCAGCCGAGGTGCAGAGGTGGGCGTTCAACCCCGAGTACATGATGAAGATCGCGCCCCACGTGCAGCAGCGCGTCGAGACCTTCAGCCAGATCGCCCCATTGGCTGGCTTCTTCTTTTCCGGCGCGCTGAACCTTGATCCGGCATTGTTCGAGCACAAGAAGCTCGACGCCACTCAGGTCCGTCAGGTATTGCAGCTGACGCTGTGGAAGCTGGAAGCCTTGCGTCAGTGGGACAAAGAGCGCATTACCGAGTGTATCCAGATGGTTGGGACGCGTCTCGAATTGAAGCTGCGCGATGTCATGCCCTTGATATTCGCCTCGATCACCGGCCAGGCCAGCTCCGTGTCGGTGCTCGACGCCATGGAGATCATCGGGCCCGACCTGACACGCTTCCGTCTGCGCCAGGCGTTGGAGCTGTTGGGCGGCGCTTCGAAGAAAGAAGTGAAAGAGTGGGAAAAGCTCTTCGCCGCGATGGCTTGA
- a CDS encoding acyl-CoA thioesterase has translation MIWDQADSFVIDIDVQSEHIDELGHANNAVYVTWLETCAWRHSQHLGLGLGDYRRLDRAMAVLRHEIDYLAAAYQGDQLQLGTWIVDSDQRLKMKRNFQLIRPADGVTLLRAQTTFVCIQLSTGKPKRMPGEFVEGYGKALVQPYPLEL, from the coding sequence ATGATCTGGGACCAGGCCGACTCATTCGTCATCGATATTGACGTGCAATCCGAGCATATCGACGAGCTCGGCCACGCAAACAATGCGGTTTATGTGACTTGGCTGGAAACTTGCGCCTGGCGGCATTCGCAGCATTTGGGGCTTGGGCTGGGCGACTACCGTAGGCTTGATCGAGCGATGGCGGTACTGCGACACGAAATCGATTACTTGGCTGCTGCGTATCAGGGCGATCAATTGCAACTCGGCACTTGGATCGTGGACTCCGATCAGCGACTGAAGATGAAACGTAATTTCCAGCTGATCCGGCCGGCGGACGGGGTGACGCTGTTACGTGCGCAAACCACCTTCGTCTGCATTCAGTTGTCTACCGGCAAGCCCAAGCGCATGCCGGGCGAGTTTGTCGAGGGGTATGGCAAGGCGCTGGTGCAGCCTTATCCCCTCGAACTCTGA
- a CDS encoding DNA polymerase IV, with amino-acid sequence MPSRKIIHVDCDCFYAAIEMRDDPSLANRPIAVGGLADRRGVIATCNYEARAYGVRSAMASGHALKLCPDLLIVRPRMDAYKEASREIHGIFRTYTDLIEPLSLDEAFLDVSGCEHFAGSATRIAQDIRRRVWQQLRITVSAGVAPNKFLAKIASDWNKPDGLFVITPDQVDDFVLALPVTKLHGVGRVTAEKLKRMGIHTCADLRSWRRLDLVRDFGSFGERLWGLAHGVDERLVQVESRRQSVSVENTYERDLPDLAACLERLPELLEQLAGRMARLDNGYRPGKPFVKLKFHDFTQTTLEQFGAGLELEDYSDLLAGAFARGKRPVRLIGVGVRLIDLRSGFEQLRLF; translated from the coding sequence ATCCCGTCCAGAAAAATCATCCATGTCGATTGCGATTGCTTCTATGCCGCGATCGAGATGCGCGACGATCCCAGTCTTGCCAACCGGCCCATTGCGGTTGGTGGCTTGGCTGATCGACGCGGCGTTATTGCCACCTGCAACTACGAAGCTCGCGCATACGGCGTGCGCTCCGCGATGGCCTCCGGTCATGCTTTGAAGCTCTGCCCGGATCTGCTGATCGTGCGGCCGCGGATGGATGCCTACAAGGAAGCTTCACGCGAAATCCACGGGATTTTCCGAACCTACACCGATCTGATCGAACCCTTGTCGCTCGACGAGGCTTTTCTCGATGTGAGTGGCTGCGAGCATTTTGCCGGCAGCGCCACGCGCATTGCACAGGACATCCGTCGGCGAGTCTGGCAGCAGCTGCGCATCACGGTTTCAGCAGGCGTTGCGCCTAACAAGTTTCTGGCAAAGATCGCCAGCGACTGGAACAAGCCGGATGGTCTGTTCGTGATCACCCCGGATCAGGTGGATGATTTCGTACTCGCTCTGCCGGTCACCAAACTCCATGGTGTCGGCCGGGTGACGGCGGAGAAGCTGAAGCGCATGGGTATTCACACCTGCGCTGATCTGCGCAGCTGGAGGCGCCTTGATCTGGTTCGGGACTTCGGCTCGTTCGGTGAGCGACTGTGGGGGCTGGCGCATGGCGTCGACGAGCGCCTGGTTCAGGTCGAGAGCCGGCGCCAGTCGGTCAGTGTCGAGAACACCTACGAGCGCGACTTGCCAGACCTTGCCGCCTGCCTTGAGCGACTTCCCGAGTTGCTCGAGCAGCTCGCCGGCAGGATGGCGCGACTCGATAACGGCTACCGGCCCGGCAAGCCGTTCGTGAAGTTGAAGTTCCATGACTTCACCCAGACGACCCTCGAACAGTTCGGCGCTGGGCTTGAGCTTGAAGACTATTCCGACCTCCTGGCGGGCGCCTTTGCCCGTGGCAAGCGACCGGTGCGGTTGATTGGCGTCGGGGTTCGTTTGATCGACCTGCGAAGCGGCTTCGAGCAGTTGCGGTTGTTCTGA
- a CDS encoding MSHA biogenesis protein MshI, producing MGLFFKRRKATAMGLLGLEFGPQGVALAQVQRADGETPQLLRCDYLEGQPEAQAELLKQAVAEHGLSGMSVNLLLHPSAYQMFLLEAPEVPAEELRDAMRWRVKDLLSEPLEDVVIDCFSLPEDAYRGRTRMVYCVVLKKSRMNEFRSLVQHAGLTLASIDITEMSFRNLGLLAGADAINLALLRLRTSEGLICVQNGADLYMARRIEHGLARAEQDLSSMTLEIQRSLDYYESQLGKGYISRLLLLPMKQDGERTHQALAAGLAVNLQRLDLRELFPGQPASDLTESSQAFCIGAVGAALRQDAC from the coding sequence ATGGGGCTATTTTTCAAACGTCGTAAAGCCACCGCAATGGGGCTGCTGGGTCTTGAGTTCGGGCCGCAAGGCGTCGCGCTCGCGCAAGTCCAGCGTGCTGACGGCGAGACGCCACAGTTGCTGCGTTGCGACTACCTTGAGGGTCAGCCGGAGGCGCAAGCCGAATTGCTCAAGCAAGCCGTTGCCGAGCATGGCCTCAGCGGTATGTCGGTCAATCTCCTGCTGCACCCTTCGGCTTATCAGATGTTCCTGCTGGAAGCGCCAGAGGTACCGGCTGAAGAGCTGCGTGACGCCATGCGTTGGCGCGTCAAGGATTTGCTCAGCGAGCCGCTTGAAGACGTTGTCATTGATTGCTTTAGCCTTCCGGAGGACGCTTATCGTGGCCGCACGCGCATGGTCTATTGCGTGGTGCTCAAAAAGTCCCGGATGAATGAGTTTCGCTCACTCGTCCAGCATGCCGGCCTGACCTTGGCAAGCATCGACATCACTGAAATGTCCTTTCGCAACCTCGGGCTGCTGGCCGGTGCCGATGCCATCAATTTGGCGCTGTTGCGCCTACGTACCAGCGAAGGCTTGATCTGTGTACAGAACGGTGCCGATCTGTATATGGCACGGCGTATCGAACACGGTCTGGCACGTGCCGAGCAGGATCTGTCCAGCATGACCCTGGAGATCCAGCGCTCGCTCGACTACTACGAAAGTCAGTTGGGCAAAGGCTATATCAGCCGCCTGTTGCTGTTGCCGATGAAACAGGACGGTGAGCGGACCCATCAGGCGCTGGCGGCCGGGCTGGCAGTCAATCTGCAACGGCTGGATTTGCGTGAGCTGTTCCCGGGTCAGCCGGCCAGTGACCTCACCGAATCGAGCCAGGCCTTCTGTATCGGCGCTGTCGGTGCCGCCCTGCGTCAGGATGCTTGCTGA